The Halotia branconii CENA392 region AAGACTTTTGAACGGACTCAACTGTAAACCAGCATTGGTATCATTCCCTGTAACAGGGTTGACATAGAGTGTGGCAACAAGGGTAGAGTTCACCATTGGTTGTTGGGATGCAATTGTTTAAATTATGACAGTCATAAATAACAATACTTGTAGCAGACTTTCGTAAAGTAGCACATAGGTAGCGGTGAATAGAAAAACTTGTGAAAATTTAGAGGCTCATACCGTTTCACTTTAAAGTTGATACATTTGGGGAAGCAGGGGAAGCAGAGGAGGCAGGGGGAGTAAGAAAAGTAATTTGTATCAGTAATTTCGTGAAATGGTATCAGATCCCCGACTTCTCAAAGAAGTCGGGGATCTTATTTGAGGATTGCTATATTTTTTATAAGTTTCAGATACAGATATTCAAATTAAATATGTTCAATCTTTGATTTTTAATTTCAATGTTTACTAGCTTCCAGATACTAGGTAAAAACAATTAATTGATAATTGTAATAAGATGTTGATTTTTATAAACAAAAAATGCTTATAAAGAAATAATAAACATCTAACAAATGTTATTCGTTAACAGAAAGATATTCGCTAAAAAAGCTAAAACCTTTATGACAACCAGTCGTAAAAACACGCCATGTTTGCCAATCAAAATTCCTCGCTAGCTAGTACCTTTGATATATCCTTAAAAAAATCACAAAGTTTGGTCAATTATGGTAATGATTTGCAGAAATTTGATGTGTCTCCACTAATAAGTAGTAGTAGTTCTTCTTCAGCATTGTCAACTGTGCCAATTCCACAGTCTTTGGTAGGAGGAGCAAACCCTAACCCAAATCCTTATTTAACTAGTGCAGCAGTTAGTCCTGATTTCAACGCTGATGGTAAAGCGGACAAGCTTTGGGTTAATACTCAGACTGGTGAGATTATAGTTCGGCTGATGGATGGCACTAAAGTAATGGAACAAGGTTCTTTAGGTCAATTTGATCTAGCTTCTTGGGATTACAACATTGCTGATTTTAACAATGATGGCAAAACCGACTTCTTATTACGGAATAAGACGACTGGTGAAAACAACATTGCAATCATGGATGGTACTAAAGTAGCTAGTTTTTCTCCCTTAGATAAGGTTGATCCAGGTTGGACTTCTAGTATTGGAGATTTCGATGGCGATCGCAAGACCGATATCTTCTGGCATAATGCTCAAACAGGTGAGAACGCTATTTGGCAAATGGATGGCACAACAGTTGTTAATGCAACAGTTCTAGATAATACAAGTGCAACATTGACCCCTACCATTGTTGATTTTGATGGCAATGGCAAGAGCGATATTTTCTGGCGCGATGAAACCACGGGTGAAAACAAAGTATGGTTTATGGATGGCACTCAAAAGAGTGAATTTTCTCTACAATCCCAAGACCCAGGCTGGAGTTATACCCTTGGTGACTTCAACGGCGACCTTCAAACTGACATCCTCTGGAGAAATGCTCAAACAGGTGAGAACAAGATTTGGACAATGAATGGCATCATTGTCACCGAAGGTGCTGTTAGCGCCCTTGATTCGTCTTGGACATCAAATATTGGCGACTTCAACGGAGATGGCAAGACTGATATTTTCTGGCACAATCAAACCACTGGTGAGAACACTGCTTGGTTGATGGATGGTACAACAGTTACTTCTGAAGCTTTCTTACCAAGTAATGACCCAGCCTTGACACCATCTTTTGGTGATTACAATGCTGATGGTAAGACTGATGTCTACTGGCGCGACCAGACAACAGGGGCAGATAAGATTTGGATTATGGATGGAACCAAAGCGACTGAAACTCCTATAGCAGCAGAAGAACAACTAGGCCCAGAGTGGTATACCACCTAAAAATTAGGTTTGTAACTTGTTTGATGAGTTATAGCAATCCTATTTGATTTGTGAAAATCGAGAGGTTCAGATCCCCGACTTTTTTGAGAAGTCGGGGATTTTGTTATTTACAAATGATTTAGGACTGCTAAA contains the following coding sequences:
- a CDS encoding FG-GAP repeat domain-containing protein; this translates as MFANQNSSLASTFDISLKKSQSLVNYGNDLQKFDVSPLISSSSSSSALSTVPIPQSLVGGANPNPNPYLTSAAVSPDFNADGKADKLWVNTQTGEIIVRLMDGTKVMEQGSLGQFDLASWDYNIADFNNDGKTDFLLRNKTTGENNIAIMDGTKVASFSPLDKVDPGWTSSIGDFDGDRKTDIFWHNAQTGENAIWQMDGTTVVNATVLDNTSATLTPTIVDFDGNGKSDIFWRDETTGENKVWFMDGTQKSEFSLQSQDPGWSYTLGDFNGDLQTDILWRNAQTGENKIWTMNGIIVTEGAVSALDSSWTSNIGDFNGDGKTDIFWHNQTTGENTAWLMDGTTVTSEAFLPSNDPALTPSFGDYNADGKTDVYWRDQTTGADKIWIMDGTKATETPIAAEEQLGPEWYTT